ATGCAGTGAAGCACTCAGTGCTGATGTAAGCCCTAACCCAACCACAAAATCACAGGAAGAGATGAAAACTAGAAATGAGGAACAAGAGTCCAAGAAAGAAGAACCCCGCAGGTCTGCTAGGATCAAGCAAAATGTTTTGAAGAACTCAACTACAGTAAGAgaattgcatttggaatatttttaatcaaTTACATTGTCTTTTaaataatcccattttcattGACAATAGATGGAGTTTTGATTTTGGGGAAGGAATACAATAAAATTGGAATATAACTTATTCATTTAATATAAACCAGTATCCTCTATAACTAGTGTAAATTCTGAAAGGTTGTAAAATTTTTCCCACTGATTTGTAGGCCTTTTTAAAATGGAAGAGCATTCCAGGCTAGTGAATTGAGACTTCTCATCATAATGTCCATAACTTCATGATTGCCTTTCTGCAGCCATTTAATCTCTGAGAAGCAATAGAACACGAAGCCAATCAAGCACAAAAAGTACATGAGGATTAAAGCAAGAATAGGTCATTTGGACTCTTGTTATTGTTCTGCCACAggcctgatcttttacctctgccattttcctgcactaatctcatatcccttgattctcttagtatctaaaaatctatcaaagaGTAATTGAGTAATCAAAACCAGTCCAGGAAATTGCAAAGATCAAGAGCTATACAAAAAGAAATATGAATTCTGTTTGATACCAAATCAGTCAGCTCCTTCTTGGAAAGCAATCATattaggaggaggagtaggccacttggcccctcaagcctgctctactgtataataagattatgactgatctgattTATAAACTCAcctacctgtggtaacctttcactccattGCTCAtcctgtattctgccttaaaaatattcaaagactctgcttccactgacttGAAGAAGATTTCCAAAGGTTCCTGACTCTCTGTGAGAGACCAGTTCACCttgtctgtcttaaatgggcaactcctaTTTTTGAATGGTGGACACTAATTCAAGATTCCCCCACAAGAAGAACCATCCTTTCTGCCTCCACCTTGCCAAGACTCTTTGTAATCTTTTATACTTCAATCGTCCCTTCTCACTCTTAATTCTACAGATACAAGtctagcctgtccaaactttcctcataagacaaccctctcattccaaatattagtccagtaaacctttccTCAACTAATTCCAATGCATTTATATCTTTGCTAAATAAGGAgtccaatactgtgcacagtacttcaCAAGTggactcaccaatgccctatataactgaagcataacttccccacttttgtattcaatttccttagctataaacaataacattctgttagctttcctaattacaaGCCTTCTGTGAATCATGCCCTTAGGACACCTTGATTCCTCTGCATCTTAGCGATCTGCAAGGAACAATTTTGCaattcctcttttatattatgttTGCTGGATCTTTGCCCACACActttatctatatccctttgtgacCTGATTATCTCCCTTCACAATCTACTTTTCTACTtatctttgtgttatcagcaaatctAACAACCATACCTTCggtgctttcatccaagtcatttgtttaATTGTAAGAGGTTGTGAGTgcagtaccgatccctgtggcatatcACTTGTTGGATCTTGCTAATACCAGTGTCCTATTAGCTAGAAACATCCTGTTAGAAAGTAAAGTGACCATTTCCTTATtagcttttaaaaatgagattcaGCACCACCTATATCAATCAGCAGTATATTCCAGAGGCACACAACTCTCATCTAGTTTGGGTACATGGCTGTTACCTTCTGCTGGAGTATCCAGAATAGGTGTGATGAATACAAGGACGTGGTCAGAAATAGGGACTTCTTATCAATGCCAAGCAAGTAGAGAGGCCATTGAAGATGGTGTGGTTGACAGTGGACAAGAGAGTTTAGAGGAAGTGGTTTAGTGAAGTCTAGAGAATGGTTAATTTATTGGAAGGAAATCGGGGCAACCTGAGTTGGAGGTGAGAATCACTGAGGATAAGAAATTGGTTAGAAACTGTGGATGTATTCCCAGGAGCAACCTGAGCTATAGTGAGAATTATAgtcattcattattttaaaaggtAAAACGAATGGAGCAAGATTAGGTGCAGTAAGTGGGGAAAAAGAACTAAAGTAGTACTAGGGACTGACCATAGGAAAGTTTGGATTGGGGAAGGGACAACTAGAGGATGAGTTTTTGACATAGCAAGAAAGATCAATAATGTAGAACTTTATGTGTATTGAAAAACATCCCAAGGGGCTTCAGAATGAGTATTATCAGACATGATTTGACATCGACCCACATGAGGTATAAGGACAGGTGACCTAATGTTTGGACAGATGATTAGTTTTTGATCATCTTAAAAGGCAACATGGACTTGGGGAGGCCTTCCAGAGCATGGAGTCTAGTCAGCTGCTGGCATTGGCTACCAATGGAGGGGGCAAGTGAAACTGAAGAAGAGGCCCAAAAGTGGAGGAGTGTGGAATTTCAGAGTTGCAAAGCTGTAAAAGTCTAAAGAAGTGGAacaggaagaggctgcagaggaagtTTAAGCACAAGGATGAGAACTTCAAGTTGAAATAAAATAACTACCACTTTTATAGTACATTGCATATTCTCAGAATATCCTGAAGTGCATAATAAcacataaaatatttttgaactgtAGCCATGTTATCTTAAATGAAACATAGTTGGTAGTTTGCATATAGTAAGGTCCTGCAAGAAACTATTTGATGTCTATTCAGGGACGACTGTTGGGCAAGACACCAAGAGAATTGCCTTATTCTCTGGTTGGGGCTATAGAATCTCTCCATTATACCTGGGCCAAGGGAAAGGGCCTCAGTCAGACATTTCATGCTACGGACAACCCTCTAGTAACGTTCTGTTCTTTCAGTGCTATTGTTTATTCCCAGTCAAAAAGATGTCAAACGGTTAAGTGATCCTCAAACTCCTGATCCTTTGGACATGGGCTGTTACTCTCAGAGTCGAGCCTAACATTAAACATTATTggctaaaatgtaattttttacaGTCTTGCATCATTGTCAATGTATTGCAGATAAATCTAGTGACATTAATAAAAACCTGGGTCCCAGTACTATATGGTGCAGCTTTGCATCACTATATTCTCCATATTAAACAGTAAATGAAAGAGAATAAAATGATAATGGCTAAATGTTTTATAGGCAACTAAAGGGAAACGTAGACAGAAGTTCAAGAAGGACCTTTATGGAAAACGTGAATATGCTTCAAGGAAGCCTTTACTGAGCCCAATTGCAGAGGTTTTGGATATTTGGTCTGAATCAGAAGTTTTACCTGATAGTGATGTAATGCTGGAATGTGAACCTTCAAGGAGAACCAGTCTGATTTATCTTGAAGGTAAGTAATCTTTTATATCTCAATAAATGAATTTTATGAAGTTCATGAAGTTTGCTCCTCTCAGTTGCAGAAGAAGAAAGAACCTAATTTAAAGCAAGAGAATTGATCAAAGGAGAAGGTGTAATGGTGGGAAGTCCTTTATATTGAAGCATTCCTCTATTTTACGTTGGAGTATTATTCTCATACGTAATTTCTAAAATCTGTTTGTTCTGGTATGGTGACCCTCCATATTTCCAGTTGGATTTATCTTTTGACTGGATTGATCAAGTTTCATTAATTACAGTGTTTGTGAGAAAGGTCAGTAATGGGGAGAATAGGGAAAACTTTGAGCAAGATTATATGTGGCCTTCATACTTGGTGATAAATTTATATCTTCAACTGCTGAATAGATTCCTGGGGAACTCCAGAACAGCACCCAGTCTGCTTTCTATTTACATCCCTGTTGTTTTTAATGGgtgcattttctgtatttgaaaTCTTGAAGTAAGGGAGAAGATAGGGTTGAAAGTCTTTGCCTCAAGCTATTTGCCTTTACCACTTTAATAtgctggagggaaaaaaaactcaggTAATTTGTCATTGTCATCATGCTGTTATAAGCCAGAAAAATCCTCTTATAATTTGGCTGCTTGAAGAATTTAACTATTGTCAAATTACAATTGCATGACCTGAAGTCCATTCGTTACTTACGATCTCTCCTGTGGATTTTGTGCTTGTCTGCTATTTTGGCCAACTTGGggctgagtgtttttttttctggatgtgGCAAATTAGTGTCataagttattttttttctttgcaacacACAGCTTTGAATTGTTTAGGAGAATGTGATGAcacaaatattttttattaacaTTACAAGAATACACTTTGCCAAATTAAATGGTACAGGATGTCCCTCAAATGTAGGAGGGTTATATACTGTCtaacataattttttaaactggTTTAGTTGGCATAGGTCATAAAACTAACAACTTAATGCTTTGATACTTAGTTTATTGAGTTAATTGATCTCAATTGAGTTGGTATATGGGGTGATAAAGTTAGGTTCATTGGATTGGTTTGTATAGTCTAGATTCAGGTAATTGTCACACTTTGGTAACCTTTGGACGAAGTGTGTTGGTAATGACACACAAGCTCACAAACTACTCATGATTTTGAATAGAATTCTAGAATTTCATTTTGGCCTGATCTCATTCGGTGTAAGTGTTGTAGGTTGCTATCCAACATTAAAGGCACACTATGAAAGTATATTGTTGTTGACTTTATGCTCTATAAACAGTGTAGTAACTTTAAATATACAGGGGTATTAGAAACTGATTATTCACTATTTACTACTGCTTTTCTATAAATGTTTGTGTCAGTCAGATTAAACTTTACGTCAATGTCAGTTACACCATTCACACTCAATAATAAGCTAGAGAGGCTGATAATCAAAATAGCCCAGTCTTCTTGCTCTCCttgccactcccctcccccaacaccacaAATGTTTTTTTCCATAGCTCCTTTGAGATTGATAATGTTACAAATATGGCAGATcattttaaagcaaaatgaatgtgTAAAGGCAGAGTTGCGTGATAGTATAGTCATTTATAATTGAGCTTCATTTGCAATAATTATATCAATATATCTATTTTGGCATTCTTCAACTTTTTGACAATAAAGTGCATTGTATTTTGGTTTAACACAAGTAGCTTTGTCCCTGTATATCCCACTATTTCAACTACCTGAATTTGTAATTCTGTTTTCAATGCATCACCTACTTTTTTGTTTCATTCAGCCTGAGACCAAAAGCTGCAATAGTGCTAAATCATTGAGCTTTACCCCTTTTCTGCCACCATACAACAATTCCAAGACATTTTCTAACTGTTTTGTTTCAAACTGAACAGGTATTGATATGGAAGAGAAAGTAAGCAATGCATATCCAAGTCTGAGTGTATACCTGATGGAGGGGATCCTGCCTGGTACTCTTACCAAGTCAGTTGGGCAAAAAACGCGAGGACGCAGAAGACCAAGAAAGAGATCAATACACCGCTTTGAGGGGGAACAGAATATTCAATCAGATGCTGAAAGTGAAACTCAGAAATGGAATACTGGAGATCCTCGGCTTGTGCCCAAGAAATCAAACAAGTTTAAATGCAGTCTCAAAAGTGGTCAGTCACCCTCTCTGTGTGAAAGTAAAGACATGGCATTTGAAGTGAAAGCTTTGAAGATTCAAGGGGTGATAGTGTCACGAAAGGTAGTGAACCCACAGTCGCAAGAAGGAATGTCTTCAATAAAGATTAAAAGCAAACCTTTTTCTAAAGAACCTTCTCTGGAGAGAAATAGTCAACAAGGAATAATAGGTGTGCAAAGCCTATCTGAAGGACAGTGTGCAATGGAAACTGGACATGAATATTCTGAAAGAATTCATGCTGATGATTACAATGGTGTAGGTTCTtttctggaatctggatcaaatgTTCTTGAAGGTTTCAATGAAAGACAACAGCAAAGTGAGCCAAGTGAAACAGAGGAATTGACTCCTGTCAGTGCATCTACTGTATCTGAAAAGTCTCGAGTAATGATAAGTGAACCAGTGACAAGTGATATAGCTATTCTTGAGGAAAAAGATGTCTATATTTCACCTCCAGATGTTCGAGAGGTATTCCGAAGCAGACCCAGGCACAGACGAAGCAAGTTATTCAATGCAGCAAATTTGCCATATGTGATGCAATCAGAACAGTTCCTAAAGGTTAACGGACATCGTATCTTTGATGCAGGAGATGAAAACGAAGAGAAAGATGAGAACCTCTccagaggagaagaaagaaaagaGAGCTATTCATGTAACATGATTGCTGAACCTACTTCTCCCAATCAAAGAATGTTCTTTGATGGGGTAGGTGAATCCCAAGAAACAAATAATTGTGAGCCCTTTGTTTTTCAGCTTTGGCCATCCTTGGGAGCAGGTAAACTCAAATATATTTGAGGCAGCTGATCAACTTAAACCGGCATAAAATATTCAGATGGTTTTCTTCAAATGCAAAATCTGTAAAGAAGAAGGTGAGACGTAGTGCCCGACTGTCTGGCTGCATGGAGTAAAGAAGGACTGAGCTGGGTAAATGTAAAAAGCTCTGAACACTTGGAGAAAAGAAACAAGAGTGCTAGATTGAGCAGAAGATCATTAGGGATCATTGAATCAGAGAGTAAGTTGCCTAGTGCCAAAGACGTTGAGAGCAAAACTGCAACCCAGGCAAGGATAAGGATACTCCGTCGAAGGTCACTGTCCTGTAACAGAGAGAGAGCCTTTGAGTTGGAAGAACCTCTCCGGAAAAGCATTATGTTGGACTAAGGTTATTTTCAAGAACGACACAGGTATTTTAGTTCATCTGAAAAATAGTTCTTTTACTTGGCCCTTATGTTAAATGTGTGAAATGTTTATGTTGTATCCACATACACTTGAAAAACACCCAGCAGTGTAATTATAAATCTGTCGTGCCTAAAGCCATTATTGCTGTCAATACAAAGTACTGATGGCCTTGTGTGTGCAATATTGGTAGAATCTATTCGAAGGGTGAATTCTGCACAAGATGCAGATTACCTTAAACTACTCTTCCACATCTGAATGCAGTTTCACTTGGCCACACCCCATGTGAAAGTCAATTAACCAGCAGGAATGTGATGATCCCAAAGATACCGAGGCAATGTAAGTCTATGATTGTGCTGGCAAACTAAATTATATGaagtaaatttttggaattcctcATGAGCAGTGCTACAGGGACAGTGCAATAAATGGAAGTCACGTGCTCGAAGCATATCAGAATCATGTACATTAGTTTGTCCATTTTTTGCTGGTTGGTACGGCTACATATTCACTTTTCCAACTTCCCTGCAGCCACTGACTCATGTTCTCTTTAAGCTGGGCACCCAATAATAACTATTTCTAATTTGTGAGACCAACTTGTGTGACAACAGGTTGACTAGAGATGGAAAATGCAATGCAGATTTGTTCCTCATTCAAACTTAAAGTAGAATTTTAAACTGTGGGCTTGGGTTAGGAGCAGGAGCCTTGGTTGGCTTTTTTTCTATTGCCACTTGCTGTGACCGAGGTCATCTTTAATAGCTGTATCTCTAGGCCGGCTGAGATCAACTAATGACAAAGAACAGAAATTGAATCAGATATGTTATGATCTCTATAGCTGAGTGTTATACAAAAGCCTTGACTTTGGGCATGAGGCCATTGGGGAGCTGTTACTTTGAATGAACCATCTAATGTTATT
The nucleotide sequence above comes from Pristis pectinata isolate sPriPec2 chromosome 29, sPriPec2.1.pri, whole genome shotgun sequence. Encoded proteins:
- the LOC127584426 gene encoding uncharacterized protein LOC127584426 encodes the protein MEGILPGTLTKSVGQKTRGRRRPRKRSIHRFEGEQNIQSDAESETQKWNTGDPRLVPKKSNKFKCSLKSGQSPSLCESKDMAFEVKALKIQGVIVSRKVVNPQSQEGMSSIKIKSKPFSKEPSLERNSQQGIIGVQSLSEGQCAMETGHEYSERIHADDYNGVGSFLESGSNVLEGFNERQQQSEPSETEELTPVSASTVSEKSRVMISEPVTSDIAILEEKDVYISPPDVREVFRSRPRHRRSKLFNAANLPYVMQSEQFLKVNGHRIFDAGDENEEKDENLSRGEERKESYSCNMIAEPTSPNQRMFFDGVGESQETNNCEPFVFQLWPSLGAGKLKYI